One Deltaproteobacteria bacterium DNA window includes the following coding sequences:
- a CDS encoding TonB family protein: protein MRSLTPALLVSATLHVGAGVLGVALWRGRFPDERRVELRDLEVDLVEREAPAGSRPLAPPKRPPLVPQLGDPGERLRSGPADSLAEASRAGAVGGRGTPRPAPTPLVGDDLDDLRFRPANHWDRDTPQRIRTARAAVSHDNRRTTPNPAEALHVLSGTGRALERPERARRRKLAQPRAAATMGASSGARGDGASPARPAGERLAAAGGEVRAGRPSAGVSQRGGGSERGPSGLTRLAEDGQPPAAFRRPDLPKAVPGVQTRFRMRNVADQRNRSLSSTQRIPDRADLARAHGTGRASGQGLGTPAGRAGDPQGARRGVALWLNTADRRYLDYFQSIYRKVHPLWHFPRELEIALEQGDVLVQFTLQADGRVQGLELRRSSGFPAFDRVVLAAIQRAAPFRPIPRGLGQRLTILAPFEFSNPLVR from the coding sequence ATGCGCTCTCTGACTCCGGCCCTGCTCGTGTCCGCGACGCTGCATGTGGGCGCGGGGGTGCTCGGCGTGGCCCTCTGGCGCGGCCGATTCCCCGACGAGCGGCGCGTGGAGCTCCGGGACCTGGAGGTGGATCTCGTCGAGCGGGAAGCGCCAGCAGGGAGTCGTCCGCTGGCGCCGCCAAAGCGTCCGCCGCTCGTGCCGCAGCTCGGCGACCCGGGTGAGCGCCTTCGCTCCGGGCCCGCGGATTCGCTGGCCGAGGCCTCGCGGGCCGGAGCCGTGGGCGGAAGGGGAACGCCTCGACCTGCGCCGACCCCGCTCGTGGGTGATGACCTCGACGACCTGCGCTTCCGGCCGGCGAACCACTGGGATCGGGACACGCCGCAGCGGATCCGTACCGCGCGAGCCGCGGTGAGCCACGACAATCGCCGGACCACACCGAACCCGGCCGAGGCGCTGCACGTCCTGTCGGGCACCGGGCGGGCGCTCGAGCGGCCGGAGAGGGCGCGCCGCCGCAAGCTCGCGCAGCCGCGAGCGGCCGCGACAATGGGGGCCTCGTCGGGGGCGCGGGGGGATGGGGCCTCGCCGGCGCGGCCTGCCGGGGAGCGCCTCGCGGCGGCCGGGGGCGAGGTTCGCGCGGGGCGCCCTTCGGCGGGAGTGTCGCAGCGGGGGGGGGGCTCGGAGCGCGGTCCGTCGGGCCTCACGCGGCTCGCCGAGGACGGACAGCCGCCGGCCGCGTTCCGGCGCCCGGACCTGCCGAAGGCGGTGCCCGGGGTCCAGACCCGCTTTCGCATGCGCAACGTGGCGGACCAGCGCAATCGCTCGCTCTCCTCCACGCAGCGGATCCCGGACCGGGCCGACCTGGCTCGGGCTCACGGGACGGGACGCGCGTCGGGCCAGGGGCTCGGCACTCCGGCAGGCCGCGCCGGAGATCCGCAAGGGGCGCGCCGGGGCGTCGCGTTGTGGCTGAACACCGCGGACCGCCGGTATCTGGACTATTTCCAGAGCATCTACCGCAAGGTCCACCCGCTCTGGCACTTCCCCCGGGAGCTCGAGATCGCCCTCGAGCAGGGGGACGTCCTCGTGCAGTTCACGTTGCAGGCCGACGGCCGCGTGCAGGGCCTCGAGCTCCGGCGGTCGTCGGGCTTTCCCGCCTTCGATCGCGTGGTACTCGCCGCCATCCAGAGGGCCGCGCCGTTCCGACCGATCCCGCGCGGCCTCGGTCAGCGTCTGACGATCTTGGCTCCGTTCGAATTCTCGAACC